In a single window of the Anguilla rostrata isolate EN2019 chromosome 4, ASM1855537v3, whole genome shotgun sequence genome:
- the nell3 gene encoding uncharacterized protein nell3, whose protein sequence is MTVSRTRLFLFLCAALFGNVGSVADICRGVHCFTAETADSRPCAGTYCPGRPPRQPWQFTPTTQGRSAQIAPNHHNARHPSSPSRAISDPYTIIHPQRGDSDLRRESARRRPSEVSYGCTGADCVTPQRQPSNDSRECRGIECRLPLRIRPKPRPRPCVGERCPAGSEDTGSQPTLVHMADRAAQGLGEFPDFGYPASELGGAPLGVQLTCDIKPGENEVPSEDALILQLQLAKGQEKFVEALKSQQVVIRDLQQRLAEQQDTLIGQQREILEHQRKMYEQMDLIKVQYSMLSETVKQMSFQSLQDDIQSYFETHLQGLQNQVRSHLQKSYAVHKVDVDAKVMDVGHPLLDCGSCGPEEYCDFQRDTPRCERCTMCPSGFFLVSQCSPTSDRICQDRDECLEIPNLCGERVKCLNTPGGFRCLGVSEREASANVCGHDYFYNRELEECQACSDCDGEPVVFPCSAASDTVCGSLTDVRLSQSWAAMVALPPARAPTSHIYPGMQLNIREKEHSTLLSNHDGALVFQVHGLIWADHNFALKHSCRNFLQLSVRMNSSEEDGRDLSGVRVEQPEAKFYQSVSVSTAAEVEPNHTLSLFLKSPNHHCNQSKDVHVYDLPMPFSLLWLSHDTGAVAMAAQTSVSVHYQTTYRPTFKVISVSDPYMVSLSHDSRAVRFTETGVVKFVFQQALYSMGHTCIREGYSLIAYLNRNATNMELMQVFKSGVNYRDTSISLSGAASVDAGEMLSFEIHSPVQCNVRYFGDGTGISTLSLIWIPSAASSALSATISKTGLPAGAVRNKALSFYQVSGSVPQVQLVATGQFARKNFVFRESGAANVAFNLKLIHSCNVVKLTLYRQEGDQAQSTPVAQQVGGHMPEGAEWTSVGLRATFEVHNGTMIFITLDCVRGRINQITHEGGTNISILWVAS, encoded by the exons ATGACAGTGTCTAGAACAcgactgtttctttttctgtgcgCCGCACTCTTTGGAAATGTTGGAAGTGTGGCAGATATATGCCGAGGAGTACACTGTTTCACCGCAGAGACTGCAGACTCCAGACCGTGCGCGGGGACATACTGCCCGGGGCGTCCTCCCCGACAGCCCTGGCAGTTCACTCCAACGACACAGGGCAGGTCAGCGCAGATCGCGCCCAACCACCACAACGCCCGCCACCCTAGTTCTCCATCCAGAGCTATATCGGACCCGTACACTATTATTCATCCTCAGCGTGGAGACAGCGATTTACGCAGGGAAAGCGCAAGGAGGAGACCCTCTGAAGTTAGTTATGGATGCACTGGGGCGGATTGCGTTACACCTCAAAGACAACCAAGCAACGACTCAAGAGAGTGCCGAGGCATTGAATGTAGACTGCCGCTGCGGATACGACCGAAGCCAAGACCAAGACCGTGTGTGGGGGAAAGGTGTCCAGCAGGGTCTGAGGACACCGGCAGTCAACCCACCTTGGTCCATATGGCGGACAGAGCCGCTCAGGGTCTTGGGGAATTTCCGGACTTTGGATATCCTGCGTCAGAACTCGGGGGCGCTCCTTTGGGTGTTCAGCTCACGTGCGACATAAAGCCAG GTGAGAATGAGGTGCCTTCCGAGGATGCCCtcatcctgcagctgcagctggccaAGGGGCAGGAGAAGTTTGTGGAGGCGCTGAAGTCCCAGCAGGTTGTGATTCGGGACCTCCAGCAGAGGCTGGCGGAGCAGCAGGACAccctgattggccagcagcGCGAGATACTGGAGCATCAGCGTAAGATGTACGAGCAGATGGACCTGATCAAGGTGCAGTACAGCATGCTCTCCGAGACAGTCAAGCAGATGTCCTTCCAGAGCTTGCAGGACGACATTCAGAGCTACTTCGAGACCCACCTGCAAGGGCTGCAGAACCAGGTCAGGAGCCACCTGCAGAAGTCCTACGCCGTGCACAAGGTGGATGTGGACGCCAAGGTGATGGACGTGGGACACCCCCTGCTGGACTGCGGCTCCTGCGGCCCAGAGGAGTACTGCGACTTTCAGAGGGACACGCCCAGGTGTGAGAGGTGCACCATGTGCCCCTCTGGGTTCTTCCTGGTCTCCCAGTGCTCACCGACTTCAGACCGCATATGCCAG GACAGAGATGAATGTCTAGAAATACCAAACCTCTGTGGGGAGAGGGTCAAATGCCTCAACACCCCAG GTGGGTTCAGGTGCCTGGGTGTTTCTGAGAGGGAAGCCTCCGCCAACGTGTGTGGACATGACTACTTCTACAACCGTGAGCTGGAGGAGTGCCAGGCATGCTCTGACTGCGACGGGGAGCCCGTGGTCTTCCCCTGCTCTGCTGCCAGTGACACGGTGTGCGGCTCCCTCACCGACGTCAGGCTGTCCCAGTCCTGGGCTGCCATGGTCGCTCTGCCCCCTGCCAGGGCCCCCACGAGCCACATCTATCCCGGGATGCAGCTGAACATCCGGGAGAAAGAGCACAGCACCCTGCTGTCCAACCATGATGGGGCGTTGGTGTTCCAGGTGCATGGCCTGATATGGGCTGACCACAACTTCGCCCTGAAGCACAGCTGCAGAAACTTCCTCCAGCTGTCAGTCAGGATGAATAGCAGCGAAGAGGACGGGCGGGACTTGAGCGGGGTTCGGGTGGAGCAGCCGGAGGCCAAGTTCTACCAGAGCGTCAGTGTGAGCACTGCCGCCGAGGTGGAGCCCAACCACACCCTGTCCCTCTTCCTAAAGAGCCCCAACCACCACTGCAATCAGAGCAAAGATGTGCACGTCTATGACCTCCCAATGCCCTTCAGCCTGCTCTGGCTCTCCCATGACACGGGTGCTGTGGCCATGGCTGCCCAGACCTCAGTGTCTGTACACTACCAGACCACGTACCGCCCCACCTTCAAGGTCATCTCCGTCTCGGACCCCTACATGGTGAGCCTCTCACACGACAGCCGAGCTGTGAGGTTCACAGAGACCGGGGTGGTGAAGTTCGTGTTCCAGCAGGCGCTGTACTCCATGGGCCACACATGCATCCGGGAGGGGTACTCCCTCATCGCGTACCTCAACAGGAATGCCACCAACATGGAGCTGATGCAGGTCTTCAAGTCTGGGGTGAACTACAGGGACACGTCCATCTCCCTGTCTGGCGCGGCCAGTGTGGACGCGGGCGAAATGCTCAGCTTTGAGATCCACTCCCCCGTGCAGTGCAATGTCCGCTACTTTGGCGATGGCACCGGCATCAGCACACTCAGCCTGATCTGGATCCCCTCGGCTGCCAGCTCCGCCCTTTCTGCCACCATCTCCAAGACGGGCCTGCCGGCTGGCGCTGTTCGCAACAAGGCCCTCAGCTTCTACCAGGTGAGCGGCAGTGTACCCCAGGTCCAGCTGGTGGCCACCGGTCAGTTTGCCCGCAAGAACTTCGTCTTCCGTGAGAGTGGGGCGGCCAACGTGGCCTTCAACCTGAAGCTGATCCACTCCTGCAATGTAGTGAAGTTGACCCTTTACCGACAAGAGGGCGACCAGGCCCAATCCACCCCTGTGGCCCAGCAGGTGGGCGGGCACATGCCGGAGGGCGCCGAGTGGACCAGCGTGGGACTGCGCGCCACCTTCGAGGTCCACAACGGCACCATGATCTTCATCACCCTGGACTGTGTGCGTGGTCGCATCAACCAGATCACCCATGAAGGAGGCACCAACATCTCCATCCTGTGGGTGGCGTCATGA